In a single window of the Streptomyces sp. NBC_00353 genome:
- a CDS encoding MFS transporter yields MGMLRNVPRTVRLLAFGAFLNGVVSFTFVYLFVYLTGPRELTVPQAGVIAGIGGVGLVAGNFTGGWFGDHYGHRRMLLAGALVSGAAFVTLPVLPVAAMYGVLPLAQYAAGVVRAANSALVAVSVPEGGRRQSFAVMRAGGNAGFTVGPPLGALVAAHFSYDCLFVVDGLGTLLFAVYASKVLPARGTVHTRPVHDPDAPGLRRELRARPAVPVLLAAILCVDLVYRQQYSTLPVFLADHGRSTQFYGWLLAINGGVILCLELPVTHALRRRAPLSIVGAGLLLVGLGFAALIPGAGVLFAVTMMASVTAGEILYKTTATAYVADQAPAHAQGRFQSLYAGASISGQVLAPPLGGALYATAPQLLWPACALLAGGAGLAVLAARRLRGPGPGTARGPVRDAPAGQAPPVRQAQSG; encoded by the coding sequence ATGGGGATGCTGCGGAACGTGCCGCGGACGGTGCGGCTGTTGGCCTTCGGCGCCTTCCTCAACGGAGTCGTCAGCTTCACCTTCGTCTATCTCTTCGTCTATCTGACCGGACCGCGCGAACTGACCGTCCCGCAGGCCGGAGTGATCGCGGGCATCGGCGGGGTCGGCCTGGTCGCCGGGAACTTCACCGGCGGCTGGTTCGGCGACCACTACGGCCACCGCCGGATGCTCCTCGCGGGCGCGCTGGTGAGCGGCGCGGCGTTCGTCACCCTGCCGGTCCTGCCGGTCGCGGCGATGTACGGGGTGCTGCCGCTCGCTCAGTACGCGGCCGGCGTCGTACGCGCCGCCAACTCCGCACTCGTCGCCGTCTCCGTGCCCGAGGGCGGCCGACGCCAGAGCTTCGCCGTGATGCGCGCCGGCGGCAACGCGGGCTTCACCGTCGGCCCACCGCTCGGCGCGCTGGTCGCCGCCCACTTCTCGTACGACTGCCTGTTCGTCGTCGACGGCCTGGGGACGCTGCTCTTCGCCGTGTACGCATCGAAGGTGCTCCCGGCGCGCGGCACCGTACACACCCGGCCGGTCCACGACCCCGACGCGCCCGGGCTCCGGCGGGAGCTGCGGGCCAGGCCGGCGGTGCCGGTGCTGCTCGCCGCGATCCTCTGCGTGGACCTCGTCTACCGGCAGCAGTACTCGACCCTGCCGGTCTTCCTTGCCGATCACGGCCGCAGCACACAGTTCTACGGCTGGCTGCTCGCCATCAACGGCGGCGTCATCCTCTGCCTCGAACTCCCCGTGACGCACGCGCTGCGCCGACGGGCGCCGCTGAGCATCGTCGGCGCCGGTCTGTTGCTGGTGGGGCTGGGGTTCGCGGCGCTGATCCCGGGGGCGGGGGTGCTGTTCGCCGTCACCATGATGGCGTCGGTGACCGCGGGCGAGATCCTCTACAAGACCACCGCCACGGCGTACGTCGCGGACCAGGCGCCCGCCCATGCGCAGGGCCGCTTCCAGAGTCTGTACGCGGGCGCCTCCATCAGCGGGCAGGTGCTGGCGCCGCCGCTCGGCGGCGCGCTCTACGCCACCGCGCCGCAGCTGCTCTGGCCGGCCTGTGCGTTGCTGGCGGGCGGCGCGGGCCTCGCGGTGCTGGCGGCGCGGCGGCTGAGAGGGCCCGGGCCGGGAACCGCGCGGGGGCCGGTGCGCGACGCGCCTGCCGGGCAGGCGCCACCCGTACGGCAGGCACAGTCCGGGTGA
- the dapD gene encoding 2,3,4,5-tetrahydropyridine-2,6-dicarboxylate N-succinyltransferase, giving the protein MTDTTSRTTGAVAAGLATIAGDGSVLDTWYPAPALAAEPGPAGTERLTPDLAVNLLGEGAARAIGVDARRGVEIVAVRTVIASLDDKPLDAHDAYLRLHLLSHRLVQPHGQNLDGVFGLLTNVAWTSLGPVAVDDLEHVRLNARADGLHLQVTSVDKFPRMTDYVAPKGVRIADADRVRLGAHLAAGTTVMHEGFVNFNAGTLGTSMVEGRISAGVVVGNGSDIGGGASTMGTLSGGGKERIVIGERCLIGAEAGVGIALGDECVVEAGLYVTAGTRITLPDGQIVKARELSGASNILFRRNSVTGAVEARPNNAVWDGLNDVLHNHN; this is encoded by the coding sequence ATGACCGACACGACTTCTCGCACCACCGGCGCCGTCGCCGCCGGCCTCGCCACCATCGCCGGCGACGGTTCCGTTCTCGACACCTGGTACCCCGCCCCCGCGCTCGCCGCCGAGCCCGGCCCGGCCGGAACCGAGCGGCTCACCCCCGACCTCGCCGTGAACCTGCTCGGTGAGGGTGCGGCCAGGGCCATCGGCGTGGACGCCCGTCGCGGTGTCGAGATCGTCGCCGTCCGTACGGTCATCGCCTCGCTCGACGACAAGCCGCTCGATGCGCACGACGCGTACCTGCGCCTGCACCTCCTCTCGCACCGCCTCGTCCAGCCGCACGGCCAGAACCTGGACGGCGTCTTCGGCCTCCTCACCAACGTCGCCTGGACGTCGCTGGGTCCGGTCGCCGTCGACGACCTGGAGCACGTGCGGCTGAACGCCCGCGCCGACGGCCTGCACCTCCAGGTCACCTCGGTCGACAAGTTCCCCCGGATGACGGACTACGTCGCACCGAAGGGCGTCCGGATCGCCGACGCCGACCGGGTCAGGCTCGGCGCGCACCTCGCCGCCGGTACGACCGTCATGCACGAGGGCTTCGTCAACTTCAACGCCGGGACGCTCGGCACGTCGATGGTCGAGGGCCGCATCTCCGCGGGCGTCGTCGTCGGCAACGGCTCCGACATCGGCGGCGGCGCCTCCACGATGGGCACCCTCTCCGGCGGCGGCAAGGAGCGCATCGTCATCGGCGAGCGCTGCCTGATCGGTGCCGAGGCCGGCGTCGGGATCGCGCTCGGCGACGAGTGCGTCGTCGAGGCCGGTCTGTACGTCACCGCCGGTACGCGCATCACGCTGCCGGACGGCCAGATCGTCAAGGCGCGCGAGCTCTCCGGCGCCTCGAACATCCTCTTCCGCCGCAACTCGGTCACCGGCGCCGTCGAGGCCCGCCCGAACAACGCGGTGTGGGACGGTCTGAACGACGTCCTGCACAACCACAACTAG
- the dapA gene encoding 4-hydroxy-tetrahydrodipicolinate synthase, whose product MTASVAPFGRALCAMVTPFTADGDLDLDAAAKHAAGLVADGCDGLVLSGTTGESPTTTDAEKTALLRAVREAVGDGVPLVAGVGSADTRHTVQLAQQAEQAGADGLLVVTPYYSRPPQAAVEAHFGRVADATGIPLMLYDIPGRTGTRIEPATLLRLAGHPRIVAVKDCAYDLLGSTKVIGATSLAYYSGCEELNLPLYAVGAAGYVSTVANVAPRQLRVVLDAFDAGDTAEAARLNRLTVPLAELMMASGLPGTVTAKALLDAGPVREPLQPAGREATDGLRRAYEELLAATG is encoded by the coding sequence ATGACAGCATCCGTAGCCCCCTTCGGCCGTGCCCTCTGCGCCATGGTCACTCCGTTCACCGCCGACGGCGACCTGGACCTGGACGCGGCCGCGAAGCATGCCGCCGGCCTCGTCGCCGACGGCTGCGACGGCCTGGTGCTCAGCGGCACCACCGGCGAGTCCCCGACCACCACCGACGCCGAGAAGACCGCACTGCTGCGCGCGGTCCGGGAAGCCGTCGGCGACGGCGTACCGCTCGTCGCGGGGGTCGGCAGTGCGGACACCCGGCACACCGTGCAGCTGGCGCAACAGGCCGAACAGGCAGGCGCGGACGGGCTGTTGGTCGTGACGCCGTACTACAGCAGACCCCCGCAGGCAGCCGTCGAGGCGCACTTCGGGCGCGTCGCCGACGCCACCGGCATTCCGCTGATGCTGTACGACATCCCCGGCCGCACCGGCACCCGGATCGAGCCGGCGACCCTGCTGCGGCTGGCCGGGCACCCGCGCATCGTGGCGGTGAAGGACTGCGCGTACGACCTGCTCGGCTCGACAAAGGTGATCGGCGCGACCTCGCTCGCGTACTACTCGGGCTGCGAGGAGCTCAACCTGCCGCTGTACGCGGTGGGCGCGGCAGGCTATGTCAGCACGGTCGCCAATGTGGCGCCCCGCCAACTGCGGGTGGTTCTCGACGCGTTCGACGCCGGGGACACCGCGGAGGCCGCCCGGCTCAATCGGCTGACTGTGCCGCTGGCCGAACTGATGATGGCGTCGGGTCTGCCCGGCACCGTGACGGCCAAGGCACTGCTCGACGCGGGCCCGGTCCGGGAACCGCTGCAGCCCGCCGGGCGCGAGGCGACCGACGGGCTGCGCAGGGCGTACGAGGAACTCCTCGCCGCTACAGGCTAG
- a CDS encoding DUF4232 domain-containing protein: MSMRETASTGNGTRRAVAAVCTAGALALSLSGCAGFLVPAGEGEPGPTPSVSYTPGRVHAEKLQPGDLSTTPPATGDVPSSPATPPSAAARADCPSSGLVVDMGEVQAALGHRAVGLTLTNCGSKPYRVDGYPSVRVLDDEGEPLPVKVNPGSSYMGTDPGPKEVMLKPGQTLHSLLAWVSTATGGDLIEGDALEIAPAPGLEARTFPLKGSDVRLLDELNMTAWRTVSPQ, from the coding sequence ATGAGCATGCGGGAAACGGCGAGTACGGGGAACGGGACGCGAAGAGCGGTGGCGGCCGTGTGCACGGCCGGGGCGTTGGCCCTGTCGCTGTCGGGATGCGCCGGATTCCTCGTTCCGGCGGGCGAGGGGGAGCCGGGGCCGACGCCGAGCGTCTCGTACACACCCGGCCGGGTACACGCGGAGAAGCTGCAGCCGGGTGACCTGTCCACCACCCCGCCCGCCACCGGGGACGTGCCCAGCAGCCCCGCCACGCCGCCGAGCGCTGCCGCCCGGGCCGACTGCCCGTCCTCCGGCCTCGTCGTGGACATGGGCGAGGTGCAGGCGGCGCTGGGCCACCGGGCCGTGGGGCTCACCCTCACCAACTGCGGCAGCAAGCCGTACCGGGTCGACGGCTACCCGTCCGTCCGGGTCCTGGACGACGAAGGCGAACCGCTGCCGGTCAAGGTGAATCCGGGCTCCTCGTACATGGGAACCGACCCGGGTCCGAAAGAGGTCATGCTGAAGCCGGGGCAGACTCTGCACTCGCTGCTCGCCTGGGTCTCCACCGCGACCGGCGGCGACCTCATCGAGGGCGACGCGCTGGAGATCGCACCGGCCCCGGGACTGGAAGCGCGCACGTTCCCGCTGAAGGGGAGCGACGTACGGCTGCTCGACGAGCTGAACATGACCGCCTGGCGCACCGTGTCGCCCCAGTAG
- a CDS encoding GNAT family N-acetyltransferase, which yields MILRTATRADLPAVLALLADENRVVDPASVVVDEAYEKAFADIESDPRNEMLVLVDGDTVLGCLQATYIPGLGKRGEERALIEAVRIRTDRRGDGLGRELMRQAVDRARLRGCALVQLTSNKRRADAHRFYQSLGFDRSHEGFKLAL from the coding sequence GTGATCCTTCGTACCGCCACCCGCGCCGACCTGCCCGCCGTCCTCGCGCTGCTCGCCGACGAGAACCGGGTCGTCGACCCGGCCTCGGTCGTGGTCGACGAGGCGTACGAGAAAGCCTTCGCCGATATCGAGAGCGATCCGCGCAACGAGATGCTTGTGCTGGTGGACGGCGACACGGTGCTGGGCTGCCTGCAGGCCACGTACATCCCGGGGCTCGGGAAGCGCGGCGAGGAGCGGGCGCTGATCGAGGCGGTGCGGATCAGGACCGACCGGCGGGGCGACGGGCTGGGGCGCGAGCTGATGAGGCAGGCCGTCGACCGGGCCCGGCTGCGGGGTTGTGCGCTGGTGCAGCTGACCAGCAACAAGCGGCGTGCCGACGCGCACCGGTTCTACCAGTCGCTGGGCTTCGACCGCAGCCACGAAGGTTTCAAGCTCGCCCTCTGA
- a CDS encoding antibiotic biosynthesis monooxygenase, giving the protein MSVQSESRPDVARGDVGLVKASTWDVGTPARQRQAVEAIREAWGSRDWPHQGLLSYTVHAGDDGKTLFHYSQWSGEGAYQEFVASGRDARNTDIDAAVPGIRRLGLHTYELYRSTAPSEDDTPEPGCVVIVDVEFDGPDKARQRDWVDTVFEALGTDPAPAPGGISGYFHVSVDGTRVLNYAEWASAQAHIDALTAPGDGVGSKTPQWERVQSYPGVIGGGVHRYSPALSLRAGA; this is encoded by the coding sequence ATGAGCGTGCAGTCCGAGTCCCGTCCCGATGTCGCCCGGGGCGATGTGGGCCTCGTCAAGGCCAGTACCTGGGACGTCGGTACCCCCGCGCGGCAGCGGCAGGCGGTCGAGGCCATCCGTGAGGCGTGGGGCAGCCGGGACTGGCCGCACCAGGGGCTGCTCTCGTACACCGTGCATGCGGGGGACGACGGGAAGACGCTGTTCCACTACTCCCAGTGGAGTGGTGAGGGCGCATATCAGGAGTTCGTCGCGAGCGGACGGGACGCCCGCAACACCGACATCGATGCCGCCGTGCCCGGGATCCGCCGGCTCGGGCTGCACACGTACGAGCTCTACCGCTCCACGGCACCGAGCGAGGACGACACCCCTGAGCCGGGTTGCGTCGTGATCGTCGACGTCGAGTTCGACGGGCCGGACAAGGCGCGTCAACGGGACTGGGTGGACACCGTGTTCGAGGCGCTCGGTACGGATCCGGCACCCGCCCCCGGCGGTATCTCCGGGTACTTCCATGTGAGCGTCGACGGGACCCGCGTACTCAACTACGCGGAATGGGCGAGCGCGCAGGCGCACATCGACGCGCTCACCGCACCCGGCGACGGCGTCGGGTCGAAGACTCCGCAGTGGGAGCGGGTGCAGTCGTACCCCGGGGTGATCGGCGGCGGTGTGCACCGGTACTCGCCCGCGCTCAGTCTGCGGGCGGGCGCATAG
- a CDS encoding alkaline phosphatase PhoX — translation MPFTRREFTKQSALTGAGIALTGTVAALATAPGALAAQESGHGHDDHHGDDHGHGHSDEPGYGPLVSDPKGILALPAGFSYRIVTHSGVTKLESGEYTPSNHDGTAAFEGPRGVTLLVNNHELSGTRTGWEHPVPLAEGLVYDPIAAGGCTVVETRRDGRTAEWVGIAGTSTNCAGGATPWGTWLTCEETEDKAGKNGLLKDHGYVFEVDPYDERANRDPRPIKAFGRYAHEAVVIDPKLGHAYLTEDAAGPNGLLYRWVPPHGFKHGRGKLRTLADDAGVLQATKCFDKSGKFVDDLSRATKIGTVYGVDWVDVVDRDAKTVSVRKQFGDQDVTRARKLEGMWWGDGGVYIVSSFARAESPVQHDGQVWFYDPKRRTLTLKVLLGVNADPSKDGAFDGPDNITVSPYGGLVIAEDGEGVQHLFGATESGRTYPIARNDLNAGTAEEPEYSEFTGVTFSPDGKTLFANIQTPGIMLAITGPWKRQPNRH, via the coding sequence ATGCCCTTCACGCGCAGGGAATTCACCAAGCAGTCCGCCCTCACCGGCGCCGGCATCGCCCTGACCGGTACCGTCGCCGCCCTGGCTACCGCGCCTGGTGCCCTCGCCGCGCAGGAGTCCGGCCACGGCCACGACGACCACCACGGTGATGACCACGGACACGGTCACAGCGACGAGCCCGGCTACGGACCGCTGGTCTCCGACCCGAAGGGCATACTCGCGCTGCCCGCCGGATTCTCGTACCGCATCGTCACCCACAGCGGTGTCACCAAGCTGGAATCCGGCGAGTACACCCCCTCCAACCACGACGGCACGGCTGCCTTCGAGGGCCCGCGCGGCGTCACCCTGCTCGTCAACAACCACGAGCTGAGCGGCACCCGGACCGGCTGGGAGCACCCCGTCCCGCTCGCCGAGGGCCTCGTCTACGACCCGATCGCCGCCGGTGGCTGCACCGTCGTCGAGACCCGTCGCGACGGCCGCACCGCCGAGTGGGTCGGCATCGCCGGCACGTCCACCAACTGCGCCGGTGGCGCCACCCCGTGGGGCACCTGGCTCACGTGCGAGGAGACCGAGGACAAGGCCGGCAAGAACGGTCTGCTCAAGGACCACGGCTACGTCTTCGAGGTCGACCCGTACGACGAGCGCGCCAACCGCGACCCGCGCCCGATCAAGGCGTTCGGCCGGTACGCCCACGAGGCTGTCGTCATCGACCCCAAGCTCGGCCACGCCTACCTGACCGAGGACGCGGCCGGCCCCAACGGGCTGCTCTACCGCTGGGTTCCGCCGCACGGCTTCAAGCACGGCCGCGGCAAGCTGCGCACGCTCGCCGACGACGCCGGTGTCCTCCAGGCCACCAAGTGCTTCGACAAGAGCGGCAAGTTCGTCGACGACCTGTCCCGCGCCACGAAGATCGGCACGGTGTACGGCGTGGACTGGGTCGACGTCGTCGACCGCGACGCCAAGACCGTCTCCGTACGCAAGCAGTTCGGCGACCAGGACGTCACCCGCGCCCGCAAGCTCGAAGGCATGTGGTGGGGCGACGGCGGCGTCTACATCGTCTCCTCGTTCGCCCGCGCGGAGAGCCCCGTCCAGCACGACGGCCAGGTCTGGTTCTACGACCCGAAGCGCCGCACGCTGACGCTGAAGGTGCTCCTCGGCGTGAACGCCGACCCGTCGAAGGACGGCGCCTTCGACGGCCCGGACAACATCACTGTCTCGCCGTACGGCGGTCTGGTCATCGCCGAGGACGGCGAGGGCGTCCAGCACCTCTTCGGGGCGACGGAGAGCGGCCGCACGTACCCGATCGCGCGCAACGACCTGAACGCGGGCACGGCCGAGGAGCCGGAGTACAGCGAGTTCACCGGTGTCACCTTCTCGCCCGACGGGAAGACGCTGTTCGCCAACATCCAGACGCCCGGCATCATGCTCGCCATCACCGGCCCGTGGAAGCGCCAGCCGAACCGGCACTGA